The Apodemus sylvaticus chromosome 5, mApoSyl1.1, whole genome shotgun sequence genome has a segment encoding these proteins:
- the LOC127685562 gene encoding olfactory receptor 10AG1-like: MKFTEIRAEDNVSTVTEFLLLGFSDLPNLQGILFGMFSIIYLLILIGNSFIIVITRVDPALQKPMYFFLANFSSLEICYVSVTLPRILFNIAAQKRKISILSCATQMCFFLMLGATECFLLAVMSYDRYVAICNPLHYPLVMNPTKCTQLAVGSWLGGIPVQIGQTCQIFSLHFCNSNQINHFFCDIPPILKLACGDTSINELSVYLVAFLFAAVPFMLILASYSKIIATILKLPTATGRAKAFSTCSSHLLVVFLFFGSATITYLRPKSTHSPGTDKLFSLFYTIVTPMLNPMIYSLRNKEVIAALRKLLGVK, from the coding sequence ATGAAATTCACAGAAATCAGGGCAGAGGACAATGTTTCCACAGTGACAGAGTTTCTCCTCCTGGGATTTTCAGACCTTCCCAACTTACAAGGGATTCTGTTTGGTATGTTCTCCATAATTTACTTACTCATCTTGATTGGGAATAGTTTCATAATTGTGATAACTAGAGTTGATCCTGCACTACAAAAGCCCATGTATTTTTTCCTGGCAAATTTTTCTTCTCTCGAAATCTGTTATGTATCAGTCACTCTTCCTAGGATTCTGTTCAACATTGCTgctcaaaaaagaaagatttctaTCCTCAGCTGTGCCACACAGATGTGTTTCTTCCTTATGCTGGGAGCCACTGAATGCTTCCTGCTGGCTGTGAtgtcctatgaccgctatgtggccatctgcaaccCTCTGCACTATCCTCTGGTCATGAACCCAACAAAGTGCACTCAGTTGGCAGTGGGATCCTGGCTTGGAGGCATCCCGGTCCAGATAGGACAAACCTGtcagatattctctctacattttTGCAATTCTAACCAAATcaaccacttcttctgtgacatACCACCCATTCTCAAGCTGGCCTGTGGAGACACTTCTATCAATGAGCTGTCTGTCTATTTAGTGGCCTTCCTGTTTGCTGCAGTCCCTTTTATGTTGATTCTTGCATCTTACAGCAAAATCATTGCTACCATTCTCAAGTTGCCAACAGCCACAGGACGGGCAAAAGCATTCTCAACATGTTCTTCCCATTTGCTTGTGgtgtttctgttttttggatCTGCTACTATTACCTACTTGAGGCCAAAGTCCACCCATTCTCCAGGAACTGACAAACTGTTCTCTCTATTTTACACCATTGTGACTCCCATGTTAAATCCAATGATATACAGCCTTAGAAACAAGGAGGTGATTGCTGCACTGAGAAAACTGTTAGGTGTAAAGTAG